The DNA segment gttttattagtatacataaaaaatttgatttgttttaTAATGCAGCTCCCTGAAATTTGCAAGcgagtttatttaaaaatcaagagaaaataaaaaattaaataacttttaagaactttaataAGAgaatcaaattttacacagatactcaaacgtagtaaaaaaaaagaatgtatcaaaaacttaaaatatttgcGTTTAGGAAAAgaattgttgaaaaactaaaatatttagccCGATATGTTCAACAAtggattgattcaacaattattcaGTTGTACGAAAAAAAGGTGTAGgtcatttatgtaaaaattttttaatcaaacattaaCTAAAgcaattcaatatttagttgaatgtggattaaatatttaaattttttgacaatttttcagAGTGTGGTAATCACTTTGTGACATAACACGTACATCCTTAAGCGGAGAAATCGCGTTCTTGAAATTgtgatttgattttttatttaatatctggATCCTACGCACGTGTCCTCTCCATTGTTAGTATAGTAAGCGTATATTTTCTGTTTAATTGACcgtttttacatattttctgtattttatcATCCAttctttacatatttacattgtCACGTCGAACATCTGGAGCACTTCGGCGCTCTCTGCCGCTTCATCTCGGCTTCCTTTGACTGTTTTTTTAACGctgaaaagagagaaatttttattctagcTACAACCGACCTCTTCTCCGCTGTGTGTTTATGTTTATACTGTTAAtatgatgaaaaaaatttttctttgaaaatttcttgcaatttttcaaaatttttgtatgtaaatttcagaatttctgtatatttttatctatttttaaaaaatgtctttttaaaaaattgtaatttttttatatgaattaaaatgcttttcagaaatatttgagaaaatctaTAACTATATAATAGCATTAACTATCTTTCGTACATCACAGAATGATAGAAGAATATTTATAGAAAGTTCAAATGTTAATAAGATGTTAAGAATATTACATAAACGTTTCTTTTGTAcatgtacaataattatataggtatataaaatattttttatacagtcTAAACATtctgattatttataatatacaataattacatctattttaataaataaaggtGCCATCTAAAGAATTcataaaattactataattttttagaatataatgaATATCCTgaggaatattttaaattaaattaacaaatattaatgcACATCTGTCTAAAAAGTAGCACGTGGATTGTcctataaatatttacatgctTGACCATTGAATATTCGTGAAAGAttcaaaaatgaattaaatatattacaaacatttgaatattatgtgcttttatacttaaaaaatattccgGAACATATcggaatatttttgaaatattactttaGGAGCATCTCGtgaatattacagaaatattcaGCGTAAGCTGAGTATCTTTTCTAAAACtcttcatatatgtatatgaattctAAAATGTGAAATCTATGATTTCTAAGGTTTCTCGTTCTACgctgagaaaaaattgttaacttgaaattttttaacttaattaaatttcttctgtttaaatattttaggtatttaagttaaaatataaatgcttaagCTTAAGCTCAagtcttttatatatttaagttaaatacgtGATAActtaagaaatttaatcaagttgaaaaatttaacaactttttcaaCTTGAGTGAATATAATTTCTGCTAAAATCttctaaaatatgaaaaaaatttaagagtttttttaaaaaattatagaatatgaGAAGTCTTAGAAATCGTAAAATACTTCATCCACATGTACAAAAAAGTTCTACGAAAAGTGTAGACTCTCTCAACATTTTTAAAGGCGTTCTTCCAACAGCAacaaaaattctgagaaaaatgtttaccGGGAAGACAGTCGAAATTTCTACCTACTTATCATTGCCGAGCCGATGTTGATCGGCTCCAGTTTCAGGCTCTGCATCTCTCGCAGGGCCATCGCGTGAAAGGAGAGCGCAGCGACTCGCGTGAACAGTTCGGACACTCCGTTACCTGTTCTCGACGAGACCGCCCAATATTCCgcccgcatcttcctcgctgcCTCAATCGCCCGTTTCTCAATTATCTCATATACTGGATGAGACTAGAATTTTCCCCCCAAAAAGGcgacaaattataatatttaccaataatttattataaatctttcttaaaaatattcaactGTCCTAAGAATCCTAcacgaaaagaataattttgctaaagtgAGATAAATGGCTCAGAATCACCGATAGTGTcccacaatattaaaaaatcttacaaatgcttttgtgatatgtaaattatgttattacatAACTGTATTTAATTGTACTCTTCAATTTTTAAGGAAtccatttattgttataacattttgttaaaagtaaaattgcactcgttaaattaaatttaagattgaACATTTTAGCATTTGGCCTGCTTATCCTAtaacctaaaaatttagctagatacagatgtaaaaatatttttgttagaccatcaaaataattatgcagctCAAGCTAGAacgtcaaaaattttttgtagcatTGCTCCTCACGCTCGTTCTCCTTCATAAATCTGTATCGAgctgaatttttagatactttagcaaaaaaCCTTTCCGTATATGTATTACTAATAGAACTTACTAAAAGGTCCTTCTTAGCTCCGACCAGAAAGATATGATGAGGACCGACGTTGCTGCGGCTCGCCTCGTTCAACCATTGCTGGCAGTGCATCAGCGACATCAGGTTCCCCAGGTCGAAAACGACCATGATTACTAAAATGAAGTACGCGTGGGAGATATGGGATAAATAAATGAGGTTTGCGTACAGAAAAGAAGGAATTTTTACCATTAGCGCCGCGATAATAGGACGCCGCGATGCACTTGAACCTTTCCTGGCCCGCGGTATCCCATCTGCAAGTGTATTacgtttcaaattattataatacattcatCAATACGTTCAATTCAATTCAGCTCATACGTTCAATTTAAGCTCGTAAACGTCTCTGAACGCCTATGCGACTTTGATTACATTTGTAAGTGGAAAGGCACGCCGAGGATGTCGAATCTCTCCACCTCGAAGTCCACGCCGATGGTGGCCTTGTAGTTGTTGTCGAAGTGCTTGTGGCAAAAACTGTGGCAGAAACAACGAGATTATCTCGTCTTATTATCTTGAGTTTTCGGATCACAACGGAGATGAATTAATTCGGCCTTGCGAGCAAAGTTTACTAAACGATTGTTGATCGCCGAAATATTACCGGTTTACTAATGATGTCTTGCCGACGGCGACGTCGCCGATGACGATAACCTTGCAGATTCGAAGAGTCAAGCTCTTGCTGTCGCAGGTCCGCCTGATTAAGCTGCCGAAATCGTTCTCGCTGTACGGCGTGGTCTCGGACGAGAACGGTGGCGGCCAATCGGTTATctgcatagaaaaaaaatttttgttaaaagcaaGTTTTCAATCTTCAAGTTAAAAAGAAGCATTTAAAATTGTGTCTTCGGTATTTGGACCATACAcctatttaaaaattcagttaGATTGTTAGATACATATagatatgaaaataactttgtaagattatcaaaataattatgtagctcaagctggttgctagaatgtcaactTTTTGCGgcatttttgttttgaaaacgtCTTTActttcaaaatgtttaatataaatcttttcatcgaaaagaatattttttcagtattcattaataatttttatgagttgAACGCAAAAAGTATCATAGaagaaataacaatatctttaaatcaagaattaaaaccattataaaaataattaaattgtactCTTTAGATGactctattataatattgaaataaaaatatataatattttactaaaatttaggatgatcaaaatgttttaaagaaaagattaattatgtatatcaaaattatcattgtttcatatttcatgTATAAGTGACAACATAATTTGACataaatg comes from the Solenopsis invicta isolate M01_SB chromosome 14, UNIL_Sinv_3.0, whole genome shotgun sequence genome and includes:
- the LOC105194051 gene encoding ras-related protein Rab-34; the protein is MLETRSAIYKMMKEEAHNERQITDWPPPFSSETTPYSENDFGSLIRRTCDSKSLTLRICKVIVIGDVAVGKTSLVNRFCHKHFDNNYKATIGVDFEVERFDILGVPFHLQIWDTAGQERFKCIAASYYRGANVIMVVFDLGNLMSLMHCQQWLNEASRSNVGPHHIFLVGAKKDLLSHPVYEIIEKRAIEAARKMRAEYWAVSSRTGNGVSELFTRVAALSFHAMALREMQSLKLEPINIGSAMITLKKQSKEAEMKRQRAPKCSRCST